In Longimicrobiaceae bacterium, a genomic segment contains:
- a CDS encoding glycosyltransferase, translating into MRVAITTDWMDTFGGGERVLLELHRMFPEAPVYTTVYDPKAVPASMRGWDVRTSFIQRIPFVRGSHIRFLALMPLAFEQFDMGEYDLVVTTNSACAKGVITRPGTLNLCYCHTPCRYIWDLFHEYTDGRRGRALMGVAAHWLRMWDRMSADRVDHFVANSREVAGRIRRHYRRESEVIHPPVDVDRIRPSGRDPEDFYLVVSRLVSYKRVDLAVRAANLLGRRLVVVGDGPARRELEAMAGPTVTFRGRLPDEEVAELYARSRGFLFPGLEDFGIAPVEAQAAGRPVIAFGKGGALETVMDGTTGAFFDEQTPEAVAEAILQAERLRFDPADCRRNAERFDAREFRRRMRVAIDRELRVAQRSAAGPRLDGERASG; encoded by the coding sequence ATGAGAGTCGCGATCACGACGGACTGGATGGACACGTTCGGCGGGGGCGAGCGTGTCCTTCTGGAGCTTCACCGCATGTTCCCGGAGGCGCCGGTCTACACCACCGTGTACGACCCCAAGGCGGTTCCGGCGTCCATGCGCGGCTGGGACGTGCGCACGTCGTTCATCCAGCGCATCCCGTTCGTGCGCGGGTCGCACATCCGCTTCCTGGCGCTCATGCCGCTCGCCTTCGAGCAGTTCGACATGGGCGAGTACGACCTGGTGGTGACCACGAACAGCGCCTGCGCCAAGGGCGTCATCACCCGGCCCGGCACGCTGAACCTGTGCTACTGCCACACGCCCTGCCGCTACATCTGGGACCTCTTCCACGAGTACACCGACGGCCGCCGCGGCCGCGCGCTGATGGGCGTGGCGGCCCACTGGCTACGCATGTGGGACCGCATGTCGGCCGACCGGGTGGATCATTTCGTGGCGAACTCGCGCGAGGTGGCGGGCCGCATCCGCAGGCACTACCGGCGCGAGAGCGAGGTGATCCACCCCCCGGTGGACGTGGACCGCATCCGCCCGTCGGGCCGCGACCCGGAGGACTTCTACCTCGTGGTCTCGCGGCTGGTGAGCTACAAGCGGGTGGACCTGGCGGTGCGCGCGGCGAACCTGCTCGGCCGGCGTCTCGTGGTCGTCGGCGACGGGCCGGCGCGGCGCGAGCTGGAGGCGATGGCCGGGCCGACGGTCACGTTCCGCGGGCGGCTGCCGGACGAGGAGGTGGCGGAGCTGTACGCGCGCTCCCGCGGTTTCCTCTTCCCCGGGCTGGAGGACTTCGGCATTGCGCCGGTGGAGGCGCAGGCGGCGGGGCGGCCGGTGATCGCGTTCGGCAAGGGCGGCGCGCTGGAGACGGTGATGGACGGCACCACGGGCGCCTTCTTCGACGAGCAGACGCCCGAGGCGGTGGCCGAGGCCATCCTCCAGGCCGAGCGCCTGCGCTTCGACCCGGCGGACTGCCGGCGGAACGCGGAGCGCTTCGACGCGCGCGAGTTCCGCCGCCGCATGCGCGTGGCCATCGACCGCGAGCTGCGCGTGGCCCAGCGCTCCGCCGCCGGCCCGCGCCTGGACGGGGAGCGCGCGAGCGGCTGA
- a CDS encoding glycosyltransferase family 9 protein, translated as MSDARGERILLILPAALGDLILAFRAFGRIRRSFPDAHLALLVGEPFEEMVRLSGFFDEVLAFDAEMAYGGGAAGRVRLLGALARRVRRLRPTRVGVFKGAPVWAALALASGARVRVGLTRGVGRLLLTAPLAVDRNRHREDRNLDVARLLGAGEEDGADAAWPAVPLPAEVGGGDAGPWIGMTPGGARNVKEEMAVRRWAPERYAELAARLLEREPRARFVFLGGPGDREEAERVMGSLPSGTVVDLVGRTTVAEVRETIARLDAFVGHDSGLMHVAGTTGTPMVAIFGPTDARVLCPRGPQARYVWHPSQPTPCYDEVDGTLRPCAPGCCTTRVTVDEVFARTLDALAMHRAGASGPVVSAP; from the coding sequence GTGTCTGACGCCCGCGGCGAGCGGATCCTGCTGATCCTGCCCGCCGCGCTGGGCGACCTGATCCTGGCGTTCCGCGCCTTCGGCCGCATCCGGCGCTCTTTCCCGGACGCGCATCTCGCCCTGCTGGTCGGCGAGCCGTTCGAGGAGATGGTGCGGCTCTCGGGCTTCTTCGACGAGGTGCTCGCGTTCGATGCGGAGATGGCGTACGGCGGCGGGGCGGCCGGCAGGGTGCGGCTGCTGGGAGCGCTCGCGAGGCGGGTGCGGAGGCTGCGGCCCACGCGGGTGGGCGTCTTCAAGGGCGCCCCCGTGTGGGCCGCGCTCGCGCTCGCCTCGGGCGCTCGCGTGCGCGTGGGGCTAACCCGCGGCGTGGGCCGCCTGCTGTTGACGGCGCCGCTCGCGGTCGATCGCAACCGGCACCGCGAGGACCGCAACCTCGACGTGGCGCGGTTGCTCGGGGCGGGCGAGGAGGATGGGGCGGATGCGGCGTGGCCGGCGGTGCCCCTCCCGGCGGAGGTCGGCGGGGGAGATGCGGGGCCGTGGATCGGGATGACGCCGGGCGGCGCGCGGAACGTGAAGGAGGAGATGGCCGTCCGCCGCTGGGCGCCGGAGCGGTACGCGGAACTGGCCGCGCGGCTGCTGGAGCGCGAGCCGAGGGCTCGCTTCGTCTTCCTGGGCGGCCCCGGCGACCGCGAAGAGGCGGAGCGGGTGATGGGCAGCCTTCCGTCCGGCACCGTAGTCGACCTCGTAGGCCGTACGACGGTGGCCGAGGTGCGCGAGACGATCGCCCGGCTGGATGCGTTCGTCGGGCACGATTCCGGGCTGATGCACGTGGCGGGTACGACGGGAACGCCCATGGTCGCCATCTTCGGCCCGACAGATGCCCGCGTGCTCTGCCCGCGCGGTCCGCAGGCGCGGTACGTGTGGCACCCGTCGCAGCCGACGCCGTGCTACGACGAGGTGGACGGCACCCTTCGCCCGTGCGCCCCGGGCTGCTGCACTACCCGCGTGACGGTCGACGAAGTCTTCGCCCGCACCCTCGACGCGCTCGCGATGCACCGCGCGGGAGCGAGCGGGCCGGTTGTATCCGCACCGTAG
- a CDS encoding polysaccharide biosynthesis/export family protein, whose translation MRRALPLLLLAVLAACGPRGTALPAEGPVPELGPPTGTVQPGDRIQLKVFGEKDMNDMYTVQASGEAVLPRLGPVHVAGRTSVQLQDTLRRAYAEFLRNPAVEVAVLRRIGVQGEVRRPDLYMIDETTTLRDVIAQAGGLSDAGNPRKITVIREGQEIRLAGTERFSAAQLRSGDQVYIGKRSFLETNAIAILSTAGSALVTSLLLTALRR comes from the coding sequence ATGCGAAGAGCCCTGCCCCTCCTTCTCCTGGCCGTGCTGGCAGCGTGCGGCCCGCGGGGCACCGCCCTGCCCGCCGAGGGGCCCGTGCCGGAGCTGGGGCCGCCCACGGGCACCGTGCAGCCGGGCGACCGGATCCAGCTCAAGGTGTTCGGCGAGAAGGACATGAACGATATGTACACGGTGCAGGCGTCCGGCGAGGCGGTGCTGCCGCGGCTGGGGCCGGTGCACGTGGCCGGCCGCACGTCGGTGCAGCTACAGGACACGCTGCGCAGGGCGTACGCCGAATTTCTGCGCAACCCGGCGGTGGAGGTCGCGGTGCTGCGCCGCATCGGGGTGCAGGGCGAGGTGCGCCGGCCGGACCTGTACATGATCGACGAGACCACCACCTTGCGCGACGTGATCGCGCAGGCGGGCGGCCTGTCGGACGCGGGCAACCCGCGCAAGATCACTGTGATCCGCGAGGGGCAGGAGATCCGCCTGGCAGGCACCGAGCGCTTCTCGGCGGCGCAGCTGCGCTCGGGCGACCAGGTGTACATCGGCAAGCGCAGCTTCCTAGAGACGAACGCCATCGCCATCCTGAGCACGGCCGGCTCGGCGCTGGTCACCTCGCTGCTCCTCACCGCGCTCAGAAGATGA
- a CDS encoding Wzz/FepE/Etk N-terminal domain-containing protein, protein MNDEQDLVDLGDVLGRVRRRSGWIAAGALAGLAIAVAIAFALPPRYLSTTKVLIRAADGGASPLSRVSGLADMLSIGGLGSKPFDTEMEVLTSRAVIGSVVDSLGLQARVTKPRATPVMRLVQSARWLREVPDGAVYAFARSGNGYKVEGPGAPPTVTPGVPFRTGAGVLTLRPGGLPDAFTLRVSDYEDAVTDVFKRLDPGKPTGEVAHLEFAAADPVTAAAVPNALVREYLLRRRTTDRGVNAHRYEFLARQADSIGGELVRAEGSLRSYMETSGVVDPEFQGKATFERLAQLQGEAETIDVETRALERTLSAGVAPQGSDLAAYPTFFKNPAISNVLQQLLELRSTRTQLLQKRTDRDPEVVGLTRSISQLEAELGSLSRAYLNGLRQQRSAVQLELARYRSSAATIPGTSEASLRLQREVKRLSETLIVLQTQLVQTRLAAIGEGGDVRQIDPAVPPKRPAFPSKPLFAGLGLFAGLLLGCCGALVRSYTDDRLRTARELQAAMHVPALEFVPGAPLLVSGSQERGTVLVAAGSEGADTALVARQLAETASLRGQDVAFVDLTHPRAMLAAGSENGSSRSASTALVPGTAPEAAGYQLYAGLDGARWTGSSLRGDVEDLERRFARVVVALPLAESPAALALFAPQRPVVLVVGPGPVSRSRLGGTMDGLARLDAHPAALVLVRTRAAADA, encoded by the coding sequence ATGAACGACGAGCAAGACCTGGTGGACCTGGGCGACGTCCTGGGCCGGGTGCGCCGCCGCTCCGGCTGGATCGCGGCGGGCGCGCTGGCGGGACTCGCCATTGCCGTCGCGATCGCCTTCGCCCTGCCGCCCCGTTACCTGTCCACCACCAAGGTGCTGATCCGCGCGGCGGACGGCGGGGCGTCTCCCCTGTCTCGCGTGAGCGGGTTGGCGGACATGCTCTCCATCGGCGGGTTGGGGTCGAAGCCGTTCGACACCGAGATGGAGGTGCTTACGAGCCGCGCGGTGATCGGGTCGGTGGTGGACTCGCTGGGGCTCCAGGCGCGCGTGACGAAGCCGCGCGCAACCCCCGTGATGCGGCTGGTCCAGTCCGCGCGCTGGCTGCGCGAGGTGCCGGACGGCGCGGTGTACGCCTTCGCCCGCTCCGGGAACGGCTACAAGGTCGAGGGCCCCGGCGCTCCTCCGACGGTGACACCCGGCGTGCCCTTCCGCACGGGGGCGGGGGTGCTCACCCTGCGCCCGGGCGGCCTGCCCGACGCGTTCACGCTGCGGGTGTCGGACTACGAAGATGCGGTGACGGACGTCTTCAAGCGGCTCGATCCGGGCAAGCCCACCGGCGAGGTGGCGCACCTGGAGTTTGCCGCGGCCGACCCGGTGACGGCGGCGGCGGTGCCCAACGCGCTGGTGCGCGAGTACCTGCTCCGGCGCCGCACCACGGACCGGGGAGTGAACGCCCACCGGTACGAGTTCCTGGCGCGCCAGGCCGACAGCATCGGCGGCGAGCTGGTGCGGGCGGAGGGTTCGCTGCGCAGCTACATGGAAACCAGCGGCGTGGTGGACCCGGAGTTCCAGGGCAAGGCCACGTTCGAGCGCCTGGCGCAGCTGCAGGGCGAGGCCGAGACGATCGACGTGGAGACGCGGGCGCTGGAGCGCACGCTCTCGGCCGGAGTGGCGCCGCAGGGCTCGGATCTGGCTGCGTACCCCACCTTCTTCAAGAACCCCGCGATATCGAACGTGCTCCAGCAGCTGCTGGAGCTGCGCTCGACCCGCACCCAGCTGCTCCAGAAGCGCACCGACCGCGACCCCGAGGTGGTGGGCCTCACGCGCAGCATCTCGCAGCTGGAGGCGGAGCTGGGTTCGCTGTCGCGGGCGTACCTGAACGGCCTGCGCCAGCAGCGCTCGGCGGTGCAGCTGGAGCTTGCGCGCTACCGAAGCAGCGCGGCCACCATCCCCGGCACGTCGGAGGCGTCGCTGCGCCTGCAGCGCGAGGTGAAGCGGCTGTCGGAGACGCTGATCGTGCTCCAGACGCAGCTGGTGCAGACGCGCCTGGCCGCCATCGGCGAGGGCGGCGACGTGCGGCAGATCGACCCCGCGGTGCCGCCCAAGCGGCCGGCGTTCCCGTCCAAGCCGCTCTTCGCGGGCCTCGGCCTCTTCGCCGGGCTGCTGCTGGGCTGCTGCGGCGCGCTGGTGCGCTCGTACACCGACGACCGGCTGCGCACCGCGCGCGAGCTCCAGGCGGCGATGCACGTGCCGGCGCTGGAGTTCGTGCCGGGCGCGCCGCTGCTCGTCTCGGGCTCGCAGGAGCGGGGGACGGTGCTGGTGGCGGCGGGCAGCGAAGGGGCCGACACCGCCCTGGTGGCGCGCCAGCTGGCCGAGACGGCCTCGCTGCGTGGCCAGGACGTTGCCTTCGTGGATCTCACGCATCCCCGCGCGATGCTTGCCGCGGGATCGGAGAACGGCTCCTCGCGCTCGGCGTCCACGGCGCTCGTCCCCGGCACGGCACCGGAGGCGGCGGGCTACCAGCTGTACGCGGGGCTGGACGGGGCACGCTGGACGGGAAGCTCGCTGCGGGGCGACGTGGAGGACCTGGAGCGCCGCTTCGCGCGCGTGGTCGTCGCCCTCCCCTTGGCCGAGTCGCCCGCGGCGCTGGCGCTCTTCGCGCCGCAGCGGCCGGTGGTGCTGGTCGTGGGCCCCGGGCCGGTGAGCCGGTCGCGGCTGGGCGGCACGATGGACGGGCTGGCGCGCCTGGACGCGCATCCGGCGGCCCTGGTGCTCGTCCGCACCCGCGCCGCGGCCGATGCCTGA
- a CDS encoding class I SAM-dependent methyltransferase, whose translation MIDKNLNYGRHVVRRFLEQARPFSTLLDLGAGTGVDLRAAREVQPDAELHAIEVWPESVRTLEGMGVRVHPIDLEKNRFPLADGSMDVVMSNQVLEHTKEIFWIFHEATRVLRTGGHMIVGVPNLASLHNRLLLLLGRQPSALQNATAHVRGYTRRDIVRFVDRVFPGGYSVRAFGGSNFYPFPPAIARPLAKALPGMAWGIFLLLRKEREYGREFVEYPVRERLETNFFLGT comes from the coding sequence ATGATCGACAAGAACCTGAACTACGGCCGCCACGTCGTGCGCCGCTTCCTGGAGCAGGCGCGCCCCTTCTCGACCCTGCTCGACCTGGGCGCCGGCACGGGCGTGGACCTGCGCGCCGCGCGCGAGGTGCAGCCGGATGCGGAACTGCACGCCATCGAGGTGTGGCCGGAGTCGGTCCGCACGCTGGAGGGGATGGGCGTGCGGGTGCATCCCATCGACTTGGAGAAGAACCGCTTCCCGCTGGCGGACGGGTCGATGGACGTGGTGATGTCGAACCAGGTGCTGGAGCACACGAAGGAGATCTTCTGGATCTTCCACGAGGCCACGCGCGTCCTGCGGACCGGCGGCCACATGATCGTGGGCGTCCCGAACCTCGCGTCGCTGCACAACCGCCTGCTCCTGCTCCTGGGCCGCCAGCCGAGCGCGCTCCAGAACGCCACGGCGCACGTGCGCGGCTACACGCGGCGCGACATCGTCCGCTTCGTGGACCGCGTCTTCCCGGGCGGCTACAGCGTGCGCGCGTTCGGCGGGAGCAACTTCTACCCGTTCCCGCCGGCCATCGCACGGCCGCTCGCGAAGGCGCTTCCGGGGATGGCATGGGGCATCTTCCTGTTGCTGCGCAAGGAGCGCGAGTACGGCCGCGAGTTCGTGGAGTACCCGGTGCGCGAGCGGCTGGAGACGAACTTCTTCCTGGGCACGTGA
- a CDS encoding sugar transferase, translating to MLHSQTSSFYAYETADAPAASAASVRMPPYDVRLRREITHRRLAVSLARRSMRVLALHVLDSAVLAAVLYALSAAWQPPVPAQPFVPAVVAIFLLSLNALSAYDSGDARRDRKRLASGVLLAVLIVACLAVFPPYVPFPREFVAALAVAAFASLAVGRKVVDLAVRQAYVRGIGLRRAVVIGSLDEVGRAIREMRDDRNIDQYVVGHLTQDDRPDPASLGTLSRLTRVLDEMNIQELVLATALSSETMSELAVACFDRGVAVYVLPSVVGNPDCWAEPLRLGDCPMLRLHPARLQLPALMIKRGVDVVLATVALVALSPVIALIALAILVDSPGPVFFRQERVGLGGRIFLIWKFRSMTADAHERQGELAHLNIYGNRGAFKLRDDPRVTRMGRFLRRTSLDELPQLFNILSGEMSLVGPRPCPPGDVDTYEPHHFDRLTVVPGLTGPWQVSGRNLITDFDTIVQMERAYITGWSLLLDLQIMLRTVKVVLRGEGAY from the coding sequence GACGTGCGGCTCCGGCGCGAGATCACGCACCGGCGCTTGGCCGTGTCGCTGGCCCGCCGCAGCATGCGGGTGCTGGCGCTCCACGTCCTCGACTCGGCCGTGCTCGCCGCCGTGCTGTACGCGCTGTCGGCCGCGTGGCAGCCGCCCGTGCCGGCGCAGCCGTTCGTGCCCGCGGTGGTCGCCATCTTCCTGCTCAGCCTGAACGCCCTCTCCGCATACGACTCGGGAGACGCGCGCCGCGACCGCAAGCGCCTCGCTTCGGGCGTGCTGCTGGCGGTGCTGATCGTGGCCTGCCTCGCCGTCTTCCCGCCGTACGTGCCCTTCCCCCGCGAGTTCGTGGCGGCGCTGGCCGTGGCGGCGTTCGCGTCTCTGGCGGTGGGGCGCAAGGTGGTGGACCTGGCGGTGCGCCAGGCGTACGTGCGCGGCATCGGCCTGCGCCGGGCCGTGGTGATCGGGAGCCTGGACGAGGTGGGCCGCGCCATCCGCGAGATGCGGGACGACCGCAACATCGACCAGTACGTGGTGGGGCACCTCACGCAGGACGACCGGCCCGACCCCGCATCGCTCGGCACGCTGTCGCGCCTGACGCGCGTGCTGGACGAGATGAACATCCAGGAGCTGGTGCTGGCCACCGCGCTCTCGTCCGAGACGATGAGCGAACTGGCGGTGGCGTGCTTCGACCGGGGCGTGGCGGTCTACGTCCTGCCTTCCGTCGTGGGCAACCCCGACTGCTGGGCCGAGCCGCTGCGCCTGGGCGACTGCCCCATGCTGCGGCTGCACCCGGCGCGGCTCCAGCTGCCGGCGCTGATGATCAAGCGCGGGGTGGACGTGGTGCTGGCGACGGTGGCGCTGGTCGCCCTCTCGCCCGTGATCGCGCTGATCGCGCTGGCGATCCTCGTCGACTCGCCCGGCCCGGTCTTCTTCCGGCAGGAGCGGGTGGGCCTGGGAGGCCGCATCTTCCTGATCTGGAAGTTCCGCAGCATGACGGCCGACGCGCACGAGCGGCAGGGCGAGCTGGCGCACCTGAACATCTACGGCAACCGCGGCGCCTTCAAGCTGCGCGACGACCCGCGCGTGACGCGCATGGGCCGCTTCCTGCGCCGCACCAGCCTGGACGAGCTGCCGCAGCTCTTCAACATCCTGAGCGGCGAGATGTCGCTGGTAGGCCCGCGCCCGTGCCCGCCCGGCGACGTGGACACCTACGAGCCGCACCACTTCGACCGCCTGACGGTGGTGCCCGGCCTCACCGGCCCCTGGCAGGTGAGCGGCCGCAACCTGATCACCGACTTCGACACCATCGTGCAGATGGAGCGCGCGTACATCACCGGGTGGTCGCTGCTCCTGGACCTGCAGATCATGCTGCGGACGGTGAAGGTGGTGCTGCGGGGCGAGGGCGCCTACTGA
- a CDS encoding glycosyltransferase family 1 protein yields MSSADEGARIGIEAHGIGERPTGVGTYVYKLVEALGRVAPREPLVLYRNTTDGPQLPFPTLYVPPSPLWTTARLPLHFALHGAPPVMLFPGHSRSLYCPGRSAVTIHDLAFELFPDHFTAADRLRLRLTTRNGVTRADRLIAVSEATKRDVVERMGAAPDRVTVVHHGVDHAVFRPSTAGEVDAVRARHGLHRPYVLAVGTLQRRKNHATLIRAVHILRGRGVDVELVLSGAGGWLFDETRRLVDELGMGDAVRFLGYVPLDELPALYAGASAAALLSLYEGFGLPVLEAMACGVPMLVSDTSSLPEVGGDAVLKVPPMDLDAVVSALDRLLHDDALRADLSARGIRRAAGFTWEATARGTLSILRDLL; encoded by the coding sequence TTGTCCTCGGCCGACGAGGGGGCAAGGATCGGGATCGAGGCGCACGGGATCGGCGAGCGGCCCACGGGCGTGGGGACGTACGTCTACAAGCTCGTGGAGGCGCTGGGCCGTGTCGCACCCCGCGAGCCGCTGGTCCTCTACCGAAACACGACGGACGGGCCGCAGCTGCCGTTCCCCACGCTCTACGTGCCGCCCTCGCCGCTGTGGACCACGGCGCGGCTGCCGCTGCACTTCGCGCTGCACGGCGCGCCGCCGGTGATGCTCTTCCCCGGCCACTCGCGCTCCCTGTACTGCCCCGGCCGGAGCGCGGTGACCATCCACGACCTCGCCTTCGAGCTGTTCCCGGACCACTTCACCGCGGCGGACCGCCTGCGCCTGCGGCTGACGACGCGCAACGGCGTGACGCGCGCCGACCGCCTCATCGCCGTCTCCGAGGCGACGAAGCGCGACGTGGTGGAGCGGATGGGCGCGGCCCCGGACCGCGTCACCGTCGTGCACCACGGTGTGGACCACGCCGTCTTCCGTCCCTCGACCGCCGGCGAGGTGGATGCAGTGCGCGCGCGGCACGGGCTGCATCGTCCGTACGTGCTGGCCGTGGGCACGCTCCAGCGCAGGAAGAACCACGCGACGCTGATTCGTGCGGTGCACATCTTGCGCGGCCGGGGCGTGGACGTGGAGCTGGTGCTGTCCGGCGCGGGAGGATGGCTCTTCGACGAGACGCGACGCCTGGTGGACGAGCTGGGGATGGGCGATGCCGTGCGTTTCCTCGGCTACGTGCCGCTGGACGAGCTTCCCGCGCTGTACGCCGGCGCCTCGGCCGCCGCCCTTCTCTCGCTCTACGAAGGCTTCGGCCTGCCCGTGCTGGAGGCGATGGCGTGCGGCGTGCCCATGCTCGTCTCGGACACGTCGTCTCTGCCGGAGGTGGGTGGCGACGCCGTGCTGAAGGTGCCCCCGATGGACCTGGACGCCGTCGTATCCGCGCTCGACCGCTTGCTGCACGACGATGCGTTGCGCGCCGACCTCTCCGCGCGCGGCATCCGGCGCGCGGCGGGCTTCACGTGGGAGGCGACGGCGCGCGGCACCCTCTCCATCCTCCGCGATCTGCTGTGA
- a CDS encoding O-antigen ligase family protein: protein MPETAAAPAAAGRGVRVAAALRLALVLSIVGQLGRIPVLQAGRKDAPILANDIFLMCVLVLGGVCAFRAKRLLLDRVALVALAFAAVGGISTVLAVPRFGLSGSQVVFSLAYLARWLAYFGIYLVTVNFVRGADVERVWRAFQGTVVAMAAFGIFQAIFLPDFAFMVYPGSAAYLDWDPQGHRLVSTVLDPNFAGAIINMALLPSLAMLSYGVRQRPWMLAVLFLALALTLSRGAILAFVIGVSVIVLARGVSRRLVRVMAVLPLAVLPFIPFLIRYAILYRKLGIGDKSALGRFAGWLIALRMIRDHPVIGVGFNTFGFVSSRWDDGVTEVISRSSFGGDGGLLLVTVLTGGVGLCCFLWMLGAAVANCRRTWRNASAPPMSRGLAAGVAAVTVAIVIHGFFLNTLFYPFIMEPLWVLWGLAFVARRSLAARAPSPEAPARPRFALAHLGGGALPAPAPALRARGATA from the coding sequence ATGCCTGAGACGGCCGCCGCTCCGGCCGCGGCCGGCCGGGGCGTGCGCGTGGCGGCGGCGCTGCGCCTCGCGCTGGTGCTCTCCATCGTGGGCCAGCTGGGGCGCATCCCCGTCCTCCAGGCGGGCCGCAAGGACGCACCCATCCTCGCGAACGACATCTTCCTGATGTGCGTGCTCGTCCTGGGCGGCGTGTGCGCCTTCCGGGCGAAGCGGCTGCTGCTGGACCGCGTGGCCCTTGTGGCGCTCGCGTTCGCGGCGGTGGGGGGCATCTCCACCGTCCTCGCCGTTCCGCGCTTCGGGCTCAGCGGCTCGCAGGTGGTGTTCAGCCTGGCCTACCTGGCGCGCTGGCTGGCGTACTTCGGCATCTACCTGGTCACCGTCAACTTCGTTCGCGGGGCCGACGTGGAGCGCGTGTGGCGCGCCTTCCAGGGCACGGTGGTGGCGATGGCGGCGTTCGGCATCTTCCAGGCGATCTTCCTGCCGGACTTCGCCTTCATGGTCTACCCCGGCTCGGCCGCGTACCTGGACTGGGATCCGCAGGGCCACCGGCTGGTCTCCACCGTGCTGGACCCCAACTTCGCCGGTGCCATCATCAACATGGCGCTGCTGCCGTCGCTCGCCATGCTGTCCTACGGCGTGCGGCAGCGGCCGTGGATGCTCGCCGTCCTCTTCCTCGCCCTGGCGCTGACGCTGTCGCGCGGGGCGATTCTCGCGTTCGTGATCGGCGTCAGCGTCATCGTGCTGGCGCGCGGCGTCTCCCGGCGCCTGGTGCGCGTGATGGCGGTGCTGCCGCTGGCGGTGCTGCCCTTCATCCCTTTCCTGATCCGCTACGCCATCCTGTACCGCAAGTTGGGGATCGGCGACAAGTCCGCCCTCGGACGCTTCGCCGGGTGGCTCATCGCGCTGCGCATGATCCGCGACCACCCGGTGATCGGCGTGGGCTTCAACACCTTCGGCTTCGTGTCGTCGCGCTGGGACGACGGGGTGACGGAGGTGATCAGCCGCTCCTCGTTCGGCGGAGACGGCGGGCTGCTGCTGGTGACGGTGCTCACCGGCGGCGTGGGACTGTGCTGCTTCCTGTGGATGCTGGGCGCGGCGGTCGCCAACTGCCGCCGCACGTGGCGCAACGCATCGGCACCCCCGATGTCGCGCGGCCTGGCCGCGGGCGTGGCAGCGGTGACGGTGGCGATCGTGATCCACGGATTCTTCCTGAACACGCTCTTCTATCCGTTCATCATGGAGCCGCTATGGGTGCTGTGGGGGCTGGCGTTCGTCGCCCGCCGCAGCCTCGCGGCGCGCGCTCCTTCGCCCGAGGCGCCCGCGCGGCCCCGCTTCGCCCTCGCACACCTGGGCGGGGGCGCGCTGCCTGCTCCCGCTCCCGCGCTCCGCGCGCGCGGCGCCACGGCCTGA